In Tautonia marina, the genomic stretch GATCGCCCGAGCTGATCGCCGCTGCTAGGTCAGGAACAATCGGAATCCGGCGGCGATCAGCAAGACCGCCAGCACCCGACGCAGGGTCGTCGGGTTCAGGCGATCGCGTCCCAACCGCGCGCCGATCAACCCTCCGAGCATCGCCGCCGGTGCCCAGAGTACCAGCCCGATCGGCAAGTGCGGGGTCGAGCAAAGGTAGCCGGTCAGCCCCGCAACCGAACTGACCAGCACGAACGGCGCGACCAGCCGAGAGGCGTCTTTCGGGTCTGCCCAGCCGAGCAACTGAAGGGCGGGAAGGAGAAAGATGCCTCCGCCCGTCCCGGTGATTCCCGAGGCAAAGCCGATGGTGCCTCCCAGCGCAATTCCCGCGGCGAGGGGAATTCGCCTCGCCCCGCGATTCTCGGCATCCTCGCGCGTCGGCCAGAGCAGCCGCGCCGCCGACAGGATCAAGAGGCTGCCGACGACCGGCAGATAGATTTCTTCCGGGACTCGGATCAGGCCTCCGAGAAACGCCATCGGAACCGCGGGAACGGCAATCGCCGCAACGGTCTGGAGTCGTTCCCAGCACCCTTGCAGAAAGACCCAGGATCCGATCAGGGCGACGAGGCCGTTGAGCAGCAACGACGCCCCCTTCATGGCCAGCGGATCGACCCCAACGATCGCCAGCACCGCAAGGTAGCCCGATGCCCCGGCAAGCCCGACACTGGCATACAGCGTCGCCACGATCGCAATGAACAAGGCCGTCACCACGGGTTCCATCAACGGTTCCCCCGTGGTGCCGGCCAGTTCCTTAGAAGCGTCTTCTGATCCACGACGAAACGTTCAACCGCCGAACAGGGGGGTATCCCGATCGCCGAGCCCACCCTTCAAGGGAATCTTCCGCTCCTTCTTGGGGCGAGGAGTTTCGTCTTCCCCCTCGTCGTCCTCCTCGACGACGGCGGGCTCATCCTTGGCGGTCGGCTTGAGCGAGAGGCTCATGCGCTTCGCCTCAGCGTCGATGTCGAGAATCCGGGCCTCGACCTCCTGGCCTTCCTGGACGATGTCCTTCACGCGCCGGACCCGTCCGGGGGCAAGCTCAGAGATATGAATGAGCCCTTCAACCCCCGGCTCGATCTCGACGAACGCGCCGAACTCCATCAGCTTGACGACCTTCCCCTGGATCATCTGGCCCCGGCCGAAGCGGTGTTCGACGGTGTCCCAGGGACTCGGTGCCAGTTGCTTCAGGCCGAGGCCAACCCGGTCCTTCTCCTTCTCGATCTTGAGGACCTTGACCTCGACCTCGTCGCCGATCTTGACCA encodes the following:
- a CDS encoding sulfite exporter TauE/SafE family protein, translated to MEPVVTALFIAIVATLYASVGLAGASGYLAVLAIVGVDPLAMKGASLLLNGLVALIGSWVFLQGCWERLQTVAAIAVPAVPMAFLGGLIRVPEEIYLPVVGSLLILSAARLLWPTREDAENRGARRIPLAAGIALGGTIGFASGITGTGGGIFLLPALQLLGWADPKDASRLVAPFVLVSSVAGLTGYLCSTPHLPIGLVLWAPAAMLGGLIGARLGRDRLNPTTLRRVLAVLLIAAGFRLFLT